The sequence AAAGTTAGAAGCACGAAACGCAAGTAAGAAGCGCTTGGCGCTTCTTACTTGTGTTTCAGAccattaaaatagggccctaagtattattagtatttttATGAACAGGCGCCTTGTTTCAGCAAGACTCAACCCAGCAAGaatgtttcatttaatttatcgggaaaataaataaccaaataaAAACAGACCCAACCTCCAGCTATCAtggtatttgtatttttattttcatcttTATTTAATATAAAGGTGTGCAGCATATGAGATTCCATGATTGTTTGACGTGCCCATGGCTCTGAAGTGTCTTTTGATACACCAGCCAAGGGCACTCCTCTGCATCttccaaaacactttttttcagAGACGCTTCTAAATTGGTCATCTAGGTTATCCTAGTCTATCTAATTGATTGTTTTCATGCACTTTTAAGCAGTATGCGATTCTCACAGACAATCAAATGCTGTGTAAGgtctatacaaataaaatcatGTGTTATTATTACCAGACTATAGATATATAATACAGTAGGCTAATATGTTCCGAAGTCAATAGCCTCACAGTGGTTAGACTTTCATAAAGTGTGCCATCTGACATTTCCAATGATAGGTGAAATTACAATAAAAGACACCACTTTTTAACCAAACTCAGTTAGAATTaatattattcattttaattTACAGTAAAGTAAGcatttttttatcatatttttgTGCTTTTATTTTAGCTAACTGGTGTTCTATCCTGACCTGTCTGTTAAAGTGGAGTTGTGTTATCATCAGCAAATGCACCAACCTTATGGAATGAAACTAAtcttataatgtgtgtgtgtgtgtgtgtgtgtgtgcgtgtgtgcgtgcgtgcgtgcgtgcgtgcgtgcgtgtgtgtgtgtgtgtgagtgagcgtgtgtgtgtcccaagcAGAGGCAATATGATCGCCTGCCTGTCAGTAGAGGCCTGGCGCCGCATGGCGGACAGAGAGCATATCGTCATTGCCCAGAGCCTAACACATGTGCTGGTCCACAAATGtgttttgacattttatttttgttatctAATCAATGTGTTTGCCTTCTGTTTTGAAACGTAGTGGGGTATTTTTTCCCATTTTGCTAATCAAAGAGCTTTGTCCGTCGGAAATAATGATCTGACTATCGAAATCGATTTGAAAGTATTGAATAGTGTCATATGCTTCCATTTCAATGTAAGCCTACACATATTGAATCTGGGTAAAGTTGAtttaaataagaatataaatacAGCCGTTTTCATCCACATGAAGAGCGTTTTGCTTATCCTATTGATAGCAGCACCATCAATATTAGTAGGACTAGCGGTTGGTCTTTTGCAGTTAAAATGTAGGCCGGCTGTAACTATTCATAAGTGCTCGTCTTTAATACGAGCTCTTATTAAAACAATCAATAAAAACTTAGAATACCTTCGTCACACAACCACTAAAGCGGATTGGTTGAAATATGAAAACATGCATTAAACGGTATGGCTGTTCATTTTGCAGTTCTCTAAACTACACAGATAACACAATTACAATAAGAACAGCTGCATACCAGAAAATATTACATGCGTAAAACTTTTTTCTGATTTAGAATACAGGGCAAATTgtcaataatgataataaaaaaatgtgtcaCTACTAAACTTCCTCAAACATTGTCATACCGCGTTGCCTTTTGGGATTCGTAGTTAAAAAGACCAAAAGGCCCTTATTTCTAAAaccatacaatacaatattgATAAATCCTTCATTTTTTATTACAAAGCTAATTATTTAAGAATTAATTTTGCAAGTATTTTACTTCTAAATGTGTTTTACAAATATTAATCCATATAGATCGCAATAGTAGGACTACAAGTACCACCGAACAACGTCATTACGTATGGTTACGTTGTGCAACAGACAGTCAACAGAGGAAAAAACCAACCGCTTCCGTGTTGTTCCTGTGTTGTTTTAGCAAACAACTAGCTTTACGTGACTCAGATTGCATTTGACAGTACTTCGTGGGATGAATATCATGCTTTAATAAGCTCGTTATACAGCTTATCTTAATCATCCGAAATGTCGCTGCTACAAAGCTCAAAGAAGAAGGACAGACGAATTTTATCTGGTACCTGTCCAGACCCCAAATGCCAGGCGAGGCTATTCTTCCCTGCTTATGGTTCGATTAGTATTGAATGCACAGAATGTGGCCAGCGCCACGAGCAGAAGAGCCTCTTAAATGTCGAAGAGGTAACCGATCCAGATGTGGTTCTACACAATCTTCTCAGAAACGCCTTGCTCGGCGTGACTGGGGCCCCGAAGAAAGGCACGGAGTTGGTGAAAGTAATGGGGCTGTCCAATTATCACTGCAAGCTTCTCTCCCCCGTCTTGACCAGATATGGTATGGATAAACAAACCGGCAAAGCCAAGCTCCTCAAAGACATGAGTCAAGGTGACATGTTTGACTGTTCACTCCTCGGCGACAGAGCTTTTCTCATCGAACCAGAACATGTGTCAACTGTTGGTTATGGCAAGGACCGATCAGGTAGTGTAATATATCTCCATGACACATTGGAGGAGGTCAAGAAAGCCAACGGTAACAGAGAATGTCTCATCCCTGTGCACGTGGACGGAGACGGACACTGCCTGGTCCACGCCGTGTCCAGGGCCCTGGTGGGCAGGGAACTGTTCTGGCACGCCCTGCGTGAGAACCTCAAGCAGAACTTCAAACAGAACCTGGACCGCTACAAGGCCCTCTTCCAGGACTTTATCGATGCGGCTGAATGGGAGGACATCATCAATGAGTGCGACCCTCTGTTTATTCCGCCTGAGGGCGTTCCTCTGGGCCTGAGGAACATCCACATATTCGGCCTGGCCAATGTCCTGCACCGGCCCATCGTCCTGCTGGACTCCCTGAGCGGGATGAGGAGCTCGGGGGACTACTCCGCTACGTTCCTCCCAGGCCTGGTACCGGAGGAGCAGTGCAAGGGCAAGGACGGGAAGCACAACAAGCCGATCTGCATCGCCTGGAGCAGCTCGGGCCGGAACCACTACCTCCCCCTGGTGGGCATTAAAGACACGGTGCTCCCCAAGCTCCCAGCCCGGCTCCTCCCCAAGGCCTGGGGCGTCCCCCAGGACCTGATCCGGACCTACATCCAGCTGGAGGCAGACGGCAGCTGTGTGATAGGAGGCGACCGCAGCCTGCAGGACAAGTACCTGATGAGGCTGGTCAACGCCATGGAGGAGGTCTTCATGGAGAAGCACGGCATCCATCCCTCCTTGGTAGCCGACGTGCACCAGTACATCTACCGGCGCACCGGGGTAATCGGCGTGCAGCCGGAGGAGGTGACGGAAGCGGCCAAGCGATCGGTCCAGGAGAACCGTCTCCACCGCTGCCTGATCTGCGGCGCCCTCTCTGAGCTCCACGTGCCGGGCGAATGGCTGGCCCCCGGAGGGAAGCTCTACAACCTGGCCAAAACCACCCACGGGCAGCTCCGACCCGACAAGAACTACAGCTTCCCGCTCAACAACGTGGTGTGCTCCTACGAGCCGCAGCGGGACCTCCTGGTGCCGGACTACAAGCTGAGCTCCCTGGGCACCTGCAACTGGTGCCACGGAACCTCGGTGCGCCGCATCCACGGCGACGGCTCGGTGGTGTACCTGGACGGGGACCGGACCAACACCCGCTCCCAGGGGGGGAAGTGTGGCTGTGGCTTCAAGCACTTCTGGGAGGGGAAGGAGTACGACTGCCTCCCCGAGGCCTTCCCCATCACCCTGGAGTGGGGGGGCTGCGTGGTCCGAGAGACCGTCCACTGGTTCCAGTACGAGATGGACGTGGCGCTGAACAGTAACGTTTACGACGTGGCCATGAAGCTGGTCACCAAGCACTTCCCGGGGGAGTTCGGCAGCGAGCTCCTGGTGCAGAAAGTGGTGAACACCATCCTGCACCACACGGCCAAGAAGAACCCCGACGAGTACAACCCCGTGTCCATCGACGGGGCTCACGACCGGAGGCTGGACGAGGTGGCGGAGGGCCAGCAGCCCATGGACACCCAGCCCCCGACCAAGATCATCCTGACGGGCCAGAAGGCCAAGACGATACACAAGGAGGAGCTGACCATGAGCCGGGCGGAGCGCGCCCTCCAGCAGAGCATCAGCGAGAACGCCTCCAGCCATCAGAAGAGGAGGACCGACCGGCTGAAGCAAGAGCAGAACCACGGGCGTCCGTCATCCCCCGCCGCGACGCCGGCGATCTCCTCGTCCTCCGCGCCAGCCACGCCCACCAAAGCCACCTCCTCTCCCGCCTCTATTAAGGAAAAGAAGATCCGCGTGACCACCAGCGACGGCCGGCAGGCCATGCTCACGCTGCAGGCACACACCACCTTCCACGAGCTGCAGAGGAGCATCGCCAAGGAGTTCTCCCTGCCCACGTCGCAGCAGTGCATCCGCCACGGCTTCCCGCCCAAAGAGCTCACCCCTCCGAAGAGCGGCGAGGAGACCCAGGCCGTGGCCCTGCAGCACGGGGACCGGGTGGTAGTGGAGATACTGAGGGCCCCTGAGCAGAAGCAGGGGCCCGTCTCCCGGTTCTCAGGCTCTCATTCCAGCGTCCACGCCGTGAAGAGCGACGCTGCGGCGAGCGGCAGGATGAATGACGGGGAGCTCCAGGACAACATCGACCTCGAGatgtcctccctctgtctcctggcAACCCTGATGGGTAAGACTTCTCTGTATGGATGATGGACACCTTTATGTGGTCTGTGAAATATTAGTTTCAGCTTTCCTGCTGAATTTCTTTGTAGCCTTGAACAGTGGTTTCTCAACTGGTCAAGCCTCACATGTGTCAGTCAGTCACCCAGAAATACAAAAGGTATCAATGTTGCAGAACTCAACAATGAACTCCTGATGAGAGAGTAAGCCATTGAAACATGAgttaaccttaaaatatgagTTAATTAATTGGCTTCTTTCCAGAGCACACGGTTTTACATATGCTCTGCGAGTCTGCAACCCACTCAAAATGAGTGGCGACCCACCAGTTGAGAATCACTGGCCAAGaacattttcatgtcagtatagaaattatttatcattattcaTGTACCAATAACCGTATCCTTCATATCAAAATTGCCATTCTTATCTGGGTCAACCTTCCCCTTTCTCCTTATCACTGGGAATCAATATGACACATGAATGGACACAGAGTTCAAGGCTTGCAGAAGCAGGTGATTGGTCAGACAGGGGGTCAACAGCTGACCAATCACACAACCTGTTCAGCACACCAGTATATGTGCCTTCTGTTCTTTAACTGGCTGGTTAGTTGGGGCAGCCGGCACCAAAAGCATTTGCCGCTGGGCTTTTCTAGGCACTGAAGAGAGCTTTGATGATAAACAGCCTCGCTGTTCTCTGCTTGATAAAGTAACTTCTGAATAGTGTCACTGTAGCTTGTGTCAAACTCTCAGGTGACTATGGGAGCGAGGGGCTAGCAGGAAGGTTTTGAGGTTCTTCCCTCGCTAGCGGGATGGGGGAAGTGTCTGCCGGACTGGGACATGGCGGGTGGTGAGGTAAACTGTGCGAGCAGCACGCAGTGTGAGGTAACCCAGTGAGTCTGACGGAAAGAGTGCAACCGTCTCCAGAATCTTTCAGACTCCAGCCTTCTGGAGTCTTAGTGTACTCCTTTTATGGAATCCCGCTTTTTGAGTGAGAAATGCCAATAATCTGTAAATGTATGTCTAATTATGCAGGTGCTAGCTTGTTTTTACCAACAGCCGTTGAGCATTTACATAATGTCTAACCAAGTCCAACCGGAGGCCTGTATGGAAATATATTAATCCCATTCTAGTACAAACTTTGATTTTAGTTATTTAACAAATGTTTTGATCTGGTTAAGCAAGCTtcttgaatgtttttattttatttgtgatgaCAATTATTGAAACAAGGATGGAAGATTACAATCGGTACATTAGAGAAACCATAGTAGACAGTGTGTGATCAGTTTTATGTGGTTTGTTTCAAGGTGAAGACGTGTGGTCATACGCCAGGAAGCTCCCTCACCTCTTCCAGCGTGGTGGAGTTTTCTATAACATCGTCCGGAAGGATATGGGTAAGATGAGTCCTGTTCATCCTGCAGAAATACAGTTGGCTAATACGGGGCCTTTGTATCAGTTTACTAAGAAAAGATTATTAGTTATTATGGACCTTAAAGGTCCagtgacatgccaccaggtgtggtgtgattagcagttacaagctgttttggaaatcggccccttatgacatcacatgtgggcgtgtccacctagatgtgtgctggacagatcagtctaccagcctacccagtggactgtagcggACGTTAGCCATTATAGTattcttcatttatttatgtagGCCTCTTTGGGCAAGATGACTAagccttacctgctccttaatgtaaAATATGCTAAGTCACCttagataaaagcatctgctattaaagaatatagtagtgtataatatagaataatatatgtatgcatTTTGTAATCAGCCAATGATCCGACGCAGTAGTCGATGAACTGGTTCCTCCTGTGTTGCCAGGCCTGATGGACGGGAAGCACTGCACCCTACCTCACCTGGCGGGGAAGACGTTTGTGTACAACGCGGCCGAGGACCGGCTGGAGCTGTGCGTGGACGCGGCGGGCCACTTTGCCGTGGGCCCGGACGTGGAGGACCTGGCCAAGGAGGCCCTTCTGCAGCTGCGGTCCGAGGGgtccccccggggggggggcagccgcGAGGGGAGCCCCTCCCACGGCCTGCTCCGGCTGGGCAGCGGCGGCGTGGTCCGCAGGAAGGAGCAGACCGTCGCCGCCTTCCAGGGGAAGGGCCACTCCCTGGGCAGCGTGGAGGACGCCTCCCCGCCGCAGCGGCCAATCACGCGGCAGCACAGCAGCGGCGTGGACCTGAGCGCTAGCGTGTCCCGAGACCCCCCCGCGCTGTCGGACATCAGCGAGGACGCGGGCAAGGAGCTGGTGCGCATGGCGCCGGGCTTTGTCACCATGCGGGAGGGCGGGCCGCTAGAGCCCGGCGCCATGGAGCAGCAGCGGAGGAAGCTGCAGGAGATGGTGTCCTCCATCCAGGCCTCCATGGAGCGCCACCTCAAGGAGCAGCAGAGCCTGGCCGCCACGCCCGCCGCGGGGCCAGGCGAGCGGACAGGTGGGGCCCGGGCGGGGGGGCCAGGGAGCGACCCCGAGCCGTCGGCGACGATGGACGTGTCGGGCGGGGGGCCCCAGAGCGGCATGCCGCCCGACCAACCGGACGGAGGGACGTCGGGGGGCTCCCAGGATAACCAAGACGCAGAGCCCATGGATCACTCCTGATCTGGGGACGCCCCCGTGCCTGGCCGGCCGACGCCCTGGGTCTCGCCGGCCAGCCCCCCGGGTCCACGTTGTGTTCTTCCGCTCGTCTTTACTGCATGACTAGAGCGGGTTGCCTGTTCCGAAACTCCCCGTAGACTGTCTCATCTTATCGCTGAACAGAAACACGCACTGACCCCCCCCAGGCCGGCCCAACGCGCTCGGATCGGCCGGAGCGGGGACTGCATTCCTGTAGATAGAGGAATCTTTTTTTAGTCTTTAAGTATAAGGTTGAGTTGGAGCTGGCGTCAGTTCAGACTGGATCTCCCCCATGGGGGTCCTTGAGGGCCCATTAGCCTCCTCGCTTTCAGAGGGGGGGCCAACGTCAGGcaccaggggtcaggggtttTATCGCCTGACCTTTAATTTCCTCTCGTTTCCTGTCTATCAAAAGGTTGCCCTACAATCCTCGTCCCGATTACCATTACAGTCTAACAATAGTA is a genomic window of Gadus morhua chromosome 8, gadMor3.0, whole genome shotgun sequence containing:
- the vcpip1 gene encoding deubiquitinating protein VCIP135 codes for the protein MSLLQSSKKKDRRILSGTCPDPKCQARLFFPAYGSISIECTECGQRHEQKSLLNVEEVTDPDVVLHNLLRNALLGVTGAPKKGTELVKVMGLSNYHCKLLSPVLTRYGMDKQTGKAKLLKDMSQGDMFDCSLLGDRAFLIEPEHVSTVGYGKDRSGSVIYLHDTLEEVKKANGNRECLIPVHVDGDGHCLVHAVSRALVGRELFWHALRENLKQNFKQNLDRYKALFQDFIDAAEWEDIINECDPLFIPPEGVPLGLRNIHIFGLANVLHRPIVLLDSLSGMRSSGDYSATFLPGLVPEEQCKGKDGKHNKPICIAWSSSGRNHYLPLVGIKDTVLPKLPARLLPKAWGVPQDLIRTYIQLEADGSCVIGGDRSLQDKYLMRLVNAMEEVFMEKHGIHPSLVADVHQYIYRRTGVIGVQPEEVTEAAKRSVQENRLHRCLICGALSELHVPGEWLAPGGKLYNLAKTTHGQLRPDKNYSFPLNNVVCSYEPQRDLLVPDYKLSSLGTCNWCHGTSVRRIHGDGSVVYLDGDRTNTRSQGGKCGCGFKHFWEGKEYDCLPEAFPITLEWGGCVVRETVHWFQYEMDVALNSNVYDVAMKLVTKHFPGEFGSELLVQKVVNTILHHTAKKNPDEYNPVSIDGAHDRRLDEVAEGQQPMDTQPPTKIILTGQKAKTIHKEELTMSRAERALQQSISENASSHQKRRTDRLKQEQNHGRPSSPAATPAISSSSAPATPTKATSSPASIKEKKIRVTTSDGRQAMLTLQAHTTFHELQRSIAKEFSLPTSQQCIRHGFPPKELTPPKSGEETQAVALQHGDRVVVEILRAPEQKQGPVSRFSGSHSSVHAVKSDAAASGRMNDGELQDNIDLEMSSLCLLATLMGEDVWSYARKLPHLFQRGGVFYNIVRKDMGLMDGKHCTLPHLAGKTFVYNAAEDRLELCVDAAGHFAVGPDVEDLAKEALLQLRSEGSPRGGGSREGSPSHGLLRLGSGGVVRRKEQTVAAFQGKGHSLGSVEDASPPQRPITRQHSSGVDLSASVSRDPPALSDISEDAGKELVRMAPGFVTMREGGPLEPGAMEQQRRKLQEMVSSIQASMERHLKEQQSLAATPAAGPGERTGGARAGGPGSDPEPSATMDVSGGGPQSGMPPDQPDGGTSGGSQDNQDAEPMDHS